One genomic region from Flexibacter flexilis DSM 6793 encodes:
- a CDS encoding endonuclease domain-containing protein, producing the protein MTPPDEPLYNWQSTTPEQWRHLKDFAYSNRKNPTLAEKTLWEHLRNQQLGVKFRRQHAIDAFIADFVCLPHKLVIEVDGGVHDQQKEYDQMRTELLNQCGFRVIRFTNDQVLQEIDSVLKEIRAALDTHP; encoded by the coding sequence ATGACACCACCAGACGAACCACTTTACAACTGGCAAAGCACCACGCCCGAACAATGGCGACACCTCAAAGATTTTGCCTACAGCAACCGCAAAAACCCTACATTGGCCGAAAAGACCTTGTGGGAACATTTGCGCAACCAACAGTTAGGCGTAAAGTTTCGCCGCCAACATGCCATAGATGCTTTTATCGCAGATTTTGTATGCTTGCCGCACAAACTGGTTATTGAGGTGGACGGTGGCGTCCATGACCAACAAAAAGAATATGACCAAATGCGTACTGAGCTACTCAATCAGTGCGGCTTTAGAGTGATACGCTTCACCAACGACCAAGTTTTGCAGGAAATAGACAGTGTTTTGAAAGAAATTCGGGCGGCATTGGATACCCACCCCTAA
- a CDS encoding restriction endonuclease subunit S: MQPYEKYKNSGIDWLGQIPEHWEVKKLKYVILGKLKYGANESGWEYDSNLPRYIRISDFGLEGKLSEDKKLSLPFEIANNYLLSDGDILFARSGATVGKSYQFKISLSTEKNYCFAGYLIKAQPDTSKILSDFLYAYTQSGVFASWKDFIFNKATIENIGADKYSELFIPLPPLSEQAAIAAYLDDKCGKIDRAIGLKTEQIEQLKTLRQVRIQQAVTRGLDADAPLKESGIDWIGQIPEHWEVKRLKYVLDEINIRTTTGSEELLSLSKYLGIIPKSSLEERAGGAESLIGYKKVYYNNIVINKMQAVNGLIGVAKIEGITSPDYSIYKCKIDNVDYIGKLLLLPFYLEQYKKVVTGVMEGFIRLYTDDLYRIEAILPPLSEQEAIVSYLSSETERIDRAIALQNEQIEYLKSYKQSLINEAVTGKFRTK, translated from the coding sequence ATGCAACCTTACGAAAAATATAAAAATAGCGGCATCGACTGGCTCGGCCAAATCCCCGAACATTGGGAAGTAAAGAAATTGAAGTATGTGATTTTAGGAAAATTAAAATATGGCGCAAATGAAAGTGGTTGGGAATATGATTCTAACTTACCTCGATATATTAGAATTTCTGATTTTGGATTAGAAGGGAAATTAAGTGAAGATAAAAAACTATCGCTACCATTTGAAATAGCAAATAATTATTTGTTGTCAGATGGTGATATTTTATTTGCGAGAAGTGGGGCAACAGTAGGTAAGTCTTATCAATTTAAAATCTCTTTAAGTACTGAAAAAAATTATTGTTTCGCAGGTTATCTTATAAAAGCACAGCCTGATACAAGTAAAATACTAAGTGATTTTTTGTATGCCTATACTCAATCGGGGGTTTTTGCATCTTGGAAAGATTTTATTTTCAATAAAGCTACAATTGAAAATATTGGGGCGGATAAATATTCTGAATTATTTATCCCTCTTCCACCCTTATCGGAGCAGGCGGCGATAGCGGCGTATTTGGACGATAAATGCGGGAAGATAGACCGCGCGATTGGGCTAAAAACCGAGCAAATCGAGCAGCTCAAAACCTTGCGGCAAGTGCGTATCCAGCAGGCGGTTACGCGCGGTCTGGACGCAGACGCGCCGCTCAAAGAGTCGGGCATCGACTGGATTGGCCAAATCCCCGAACACTGGGAAGTAAAAAGGCTGAAGTATGTGCTTGATGAAATCAACATTAGAACAACAACAGGAAGTGAGGAGTTGCTTTCTTTAAGTAAATATTTAGGAATAATTCCTAAATCTTCGTTAGAAGAAAGAGCGGGTGGGGCAGAGTCTCTTATTGGATATAAAAAAGTTTATTATAATAATATTGTAATAAATAAAATGCAAGCCGTAAATGGATTGATTGGTGTAGCTAAAATTGAGGGTATCACTAGTCCTGATTATTCTATATATAAATGCAAAATAGATAATGTTGATTATATAGGTAAACTATTATTGCTTCCGTTTTATTTAGAGCAATATAAAAAAGTTGTAACAGGAGTAATGGAAGGTTTTATAAGATTATATACAGATGATTTGTATCGTATAGAAGCGATACTTCCACCCTTATCGGAGCAGGAGGCGATCGTATCGTATTTGTCATCGGAGACCGAGCGCATAGACCGCGCCATCGCCCTCCAAAATGAGCAAATCGAGTATTTAAAATCCTACAAACAATCGCTTATCAATGAGGCCGTAACAGGCAAGTTCCGCACAAAGTGA
- a CDS encoding type I restriction-modification system subunit M, whose product MTQQTHNKLISFIWSIADDCLRDVYVRGKYRDVILPFVVLRRIDALLESSKEAVLEEIKFQKEQIKVADLDADGLKKAAGFVFYNTSTWTMEKLKGTATNSQQKLVANFEEYLNGFSGNVQEIIEKFNLRAQIRHMAAKDVLLDVLEKFTSPHINLTPHEKNDPEGRALLPLSNLGMGYVFEELIRKFNEENNEEAGEHFTPREVIELMTHMVFEPLQGQLPPIITIYDPACGSGGMLTESENFLTEPENKFGYQGDVYLYGKEINDETYAICKSDMMIKGKDPENIRVGSTLSTNEFSGYKFDFMLSNPPYGKSWASEQKYIKDGKDVIDTRFMVRLADYWGNMETVEAAPRSSDGQLLFLMEMADKMKAAEHNTFGARVASVHNGSSLFTGDAGSGESNIRRYLIENDWLDAIVQMPNNLFYNTGITTYIWLLNNHKPEHRKGKVQLIDANQLFRKLRKNLGNKNAEFAPEHIAQIVKAYMSFQDKPATDAPLNAKVFDNKDFGYYKVNIERPKRLRAQFSQEALDTLRFDKAMYLPMQALFQRYGQAVYQNLAPHAADIQKLAEQQGWDLNKKQIIKLLEPATWQKPKAIYEAACTLWRHIGSEPLADQNALSERIDQLNKKHQLGLGGTDKKAILQAISTYDAAAEKVIRKTEKLTGEKLQQLLDRLGCKAEQLPEFGYFPTGLPHEYVCYETESDLRDAEQIPLSESIYDYFCREVKPHVPEAWINLESVKIGYEISFNKYFYTHTPLPAAQTLKEKLLELEQQADGLLHDILNA is encoded by the coding sequence ATGACACAACAGACTCATAATAAACTCATTAGCTTCATTTGGAGCATTGCCGACGACTGCCTCCGCGACGTGTATGTACGCGGAAAATACCGCGACGTAATTCTGCCTTTCGTGGTGCTGCGCCGCATAGATGCCTTGCTGGAAAGCAGCAAAGAGGCCGTATTGGAAGAAATTAAATTCCAAAAAGAGCAAATCAAAGTGGCTGACCTTGATGCCGATGGACTCAAAAAAGCCGCGGGTTTTGTCTTTTACAACACCTCCACTTGGACAATGGAGAAACTCAAAGGCACGGCCACCAATTCCCAACAAAAATTAGTCGCCAACTTCGAGGAATACCTCAATGGCTTTTCGGGCAATGTGCAGGAAATCATCGAAAAGTTTAACCTAAGAGCCCAAATCCGACACATGGCCGCCAAAGATGTGTTGTTGGACGTGCTCGAAAAGTTCACTTCCCCGCACATCAACCTCACGCCACACGAAAAAAACGACCCCGAAGGCCGCGCCTTGCTACCTTTGTCCAACTTGGGCATGGGCTATGTCTTTGAGGAACTTATCCGAAAATTTAACGAAGAAAACAACGAAGAAGCAGGAGAGCATTTTACCCCAAGAGAAGTAATTGAACTCATGACGCACATGGTTTTTGAGCCGCTACAAGGACAGTTGCCGCCCATTATTACCATTTACGACCCCGCTTGCGGCTCGGGCGGCATGCTCACCGAAAGCGAAAATTTCTTGACAGAACCCGAAAATAAATTTGGTTATCAAGGCGATGTGTATTTGTACGGAAAAGAAATTAACGACGAAACCTACGCCATTTGCAAATCCGACATGATGATTAAGGGCAAAGACCCCGAAAATATTCGCGTCGGCTCTACGCTTTCCACCAACGAGTTTTCGGGCTATAAGTTTGATTTTATGCTCTCCAATCCGCCTTACGGTAAGTCGTGGGCAAGCGAACAGAAATACATCAAAGACGGGAAAGACGTGATTGACACCCGCTTTATGGTCAGGCTGGCCGACTATTGGGGCAACATGGAAACCGTAGAAGCCGCCCCCCGCAGTTCGGATGGCCAACTGCTGTTTCTGATGGAAATGGCCGACAAAATGAAGGCTGCCGAGCACAACACTTTTGGTGCGCGCGTGGCTTCCGTGCACAACGGCAGTTCCTTGTTTACGGGCGATGCGGGCAGCGGCGAAAGCAATATCCGTCGCTATCTCATCGAAAATGATTGGCTCGACGCTATCGTACAGATGCCCAACAACTTGTTTTACAACACGGGCATTACTACCTACATTTGGTTGCTCAACAACCACAAACCCGAACACCGAAAAGGAAAAGTCCAGCTCATCGATGCCAACCAACTTTTCCGAAAATTGCGCAAAAACTTAGGCAACAAAAACGCCGAATTTGCCCCCGAACACATTGCCCAAATCGTGAAGGCTTACATGAGCTTTCAGGACAAACCCGCCACAGACGCGCCGCTCAACGCCAAAGTGTTCGACAACAAAGACTTTGGCTATTACAAAGTAAACATCGAACGCCCCAAACGACTACGCGCACAGTTTTCCCAAGAAGCCCTCGACACCTTGCGTTTCGATAAGGCCATGTACTTGCCCATGCAGGCGTTGTTCCAACGCTACGGGCAGGCCGTTTACCAAAATTTGGCTCCACACGCCGCCGACATTCAGAAATTGGCCGAGCAACAAGGCTGGGATTTGAACAAAAAACAAATTATCAAACTCCTTGAGCCTGCCACTTGGCAAAAACCAAAAGCCATTTACGAGGCCGCTTGTACGCTTTGGCGACACATTGGCAGTGAGCCACTTGCCGACCAAAACGCCCTGAGCGAACGCATTGACCAACTCAACAAAAAACATCAGTTGGGACTGGGCGGCACGGACAAAAAAGCCATTTTGCAGGCTATTTCTACTTACGATGCCGCCGCCGAAAAAGTAATCCGTAAAACCGAAAAACTCACAGGCGAAAAGCTACAACAACTCTTGGACCGACTCGGTTGCAAGGCCGAACAGCTTCCCGAATTTGGCTATTTCCCGACGGGGCTGCCACACGAGTACGTTTGTTATGAGACGGAAAGCGACCTGCGCGACGCCGAACAAATTCCGCTCTCCGAGTCCATTTACGACTACTTCTGCCGCGAGGTGAAACCACACGTGCCAGAGGCTTGGATCAACTTGGAAAGTGTCAAAATCGGGTACGAAATTTCTTTTAACAAATATTTCTATACCCATACGCCCTTGCCTGCCGCCCAAACGCTCAAAGAAAAATTGCTGGAGCTGGAACAACAAGCCGACGGTTTGCTACACGACATCCTGAACGCCTAA
- a CDS encoding type I restriction endonuclease subunit R yields the protein MLSTYKEQALESLIEKVLTGSSAEERKTGQTLTTEIGNGFASGSPAHFDKKYALDTAHFWNFLQTTQAKELAKVQRAPDWQLKILERYDRLVKKYGVLRVLKKGLEVDDAHFTLFYEWPSASSAQSIKDNFEKNQFSVTRQLRYSQLHAGEEIDMVLFVNGIPLLTMELKNAWTGQTAAVQGQKQYKETRDTSQTLFQFGRCLVHFAADTDEVYMTSKLDGKNTFFLPFNKGNHFGKGNPVNPNGFKTAYLWEEIFTKKSLATIIQHFVLLDGKENEPLPKKQFIFPRYHQLDVVSKIIEDVRAKGVGQTYLIQHSAGSGKSNSITWTAFQLIEVEDNTGRNLFDTVIVVTDRRVLDKQLRDNIKHFSEIKNIVGAAYTSQDLRLALEGGKRIIVTTIQKFPHIVHDIGDMADKRFAVVIDEAHSSQGGTAADTMNAVIGKLDTNEEGEIDTQEFINQVMLARKMRSNASYFAFTATPKPSTLERFGQPNGAGGFEPFHLYSMKQAIEEGFILDVLANYTTYESYYHLEKSVEDNPEFNTKKAQKALRAYVEKDKRTITAKAEVMFAHFIQNVYAKKKLEGKAKGMVITQNIESAIHYYTALKEQLHKHGNPFDIIIAFSGKKELHGVTYTEASLNGFADTETKEQFDQDRYRLLVVANKYLTGFDQPKLSVMYVDKKLEGVLCVQALSRLNRAAPRYNKRTEDLFVLDFFNASQDIKNAFDLYYSSTSLLEATDVNVLHDLKDALDDSGVYEQSEITQFNELFFRQEEGEIITSLIDTAAARFNEELYLTDDQKADLKVKAKHFVKIYGQVAAILNFENIRWEKLFWFLKFLIPKMLVRNASSEIDGLLDAVDLSTYGLKRVKLNEKIALDAAETVLDAVSSNPRSAHNVEETEDLETILQNFNEHWYTGWDATAEDKHEIFTSFTKRITQHPDFTTKYQNNTDAYTRELAFKKIFDDVAHALSRLNIDFAKQLLDDQFKQDFRDSAQRRLR from the coding sequence ATGCTATCAACCTACAAAGAACAAGCTCTTGAATCGCTCATCGAAAAAGTTTTAACAGGCAGTTCGGCAGAAGAACGCAAGACAGGCCAAACACTTACCACCGAAATAGGCAACGGATTTGCAAGCGGCTCGCCTGCCCATTTCGACAAAAAATATGCCTTGGATACGGCGCACTTCTGGAATTTTTTGCAAACAACCCAAGCCAAAGAACTGGCCAAAGTGCAACGCGCCCCAGATTGGCAACTCAAAATATTGGAACGGTATGACCGTCTCGTCAAAAAATATGGCGTTTTGCGCGTACTCAAAAAAGGGTTGGAAGTAGATGATGCACACTTTACTTTATTTTATGAGTGGCCGAGTGCCAGTTCTGCCCAATCCATCAAAGATAATTTCGAGAAAAACCAATTTTCCGTAACTCGCCAGTTGCGTTATTCGCAGCTCCATGCGGGCGAGGAAATAGACATGGTTTTGTTTGTCAATGGGATACCCTTGCTCACGATGGAACTCAAAAACGCATGGACAGGCCAAACCGCCGCCGTACAAGGACAAAAGCAATACAAAGAAACCCGCGATACCTCTCAAACGCTTTTTCAGTTTGGCCGCTGCTTGGTGCATTTCGCTGCCGACACCGACGAAGTTTATATGACCAGCAAACTCGATGGCAAAAACACGTTTTTTCTTCCTTTCAACAAAGGCAACCATTTCGGAAAAGGCAATCCCGTAAACCCCAACGGCTTCAAAACGGCCTATTTGTGGGAGGAGATTTTTACCAAAAAAAGTTTGGCCACTATCATACAACATTTTGTACTACTCGACGGCAAAGAAAATGAACCATTACCCAAAAAGCAGTTCATTTTTCCACGCTATCATCAGTTGGACGTAGTGAGCAAAATAATAGAAGATGTACGCGCCAAAGGCGTTGGCCAAACCTATCTTATCCAACATTCGGCGGGGTCGGGCAAATCCAACTCTATTACTTGGACGGCCTTCCAACTCATTGAGGTAGAAGACAATACAGGCCGAAATCTTTTTGATACGGTCATTGTCGTAACCGACCGCCGCGTATTGGACAAGCAGCTACGCGACAACATCAAGCATTTTTCGGAAATCAAAAACATCGTAGGAGCGGCTTACACTTCGCAAGATTTGCGCTTGGCTCTGGAAGGTGGCAAACGCATCATCGTAACCACGATCCAAAAGTTTCCGCACATCGTCCATGATATTGGGGATATGGCCGACAAGCGTTTTGCGGTGGTCATAGACGAAGCGCACAGCTCACAAGGCGGCACGGCCGCCGACACCATGAACGCCGTCATCGGGAAGTTGGACACCAACGAAGAAGGCGAAATAGATACACAAGAATTTATTAATCAAGTAATGCTTGCCCGCAAAATGCGTAGCAATGCCTCTTATTTCGCTTTTACGGCCACCCCCAAGCCCAGTACATTGGAGCGTTTCGGGCAGCCCAACGGCGCAGGCGGCTTTGAGCCATTTCATCTCTATTCTATGAAACAAGCCATAGAAGAAGGCTTTATTTTGGACGTATTGGCCAATTATACCACTTATGAGAGTTATTATCATCTGGAAAAATCCGTAGAAGACAATCCAGAATTTAATACCAAGAAAGCCCAAAAAGCCCTGCGTGCCTATGTCGAAAAAGACAAACGCACCATTACGGCCAAAGCCGAAGTGATGTTTGCGCATTTTATCCAAAATGTTTATGCCAAAAAGAAACTCGAAGGCAAGGCCAAAGGCATGGTTATTACCCAAAACATAGAATCGGCCATTCATTATTACACCGCCCTGAAAGAGCAACTGCACAAACACGGCAATCCGTTTGATATTATCATTGCTTTTTCGGGTAAAAAAGAACTACACGGCGTTACGTACACGGAAGCCAGCCTCAACGGTTTTGCCGATACGGAAACCAAAGAGCAGTTCGACCAAGACCGTTACCGCCTCTTGGTGGTGGCCAACAAATACCTGACGGGCTTCGACCAACCCAAACTAAGCGTTATGTACGTGGACAAAAAACTGGAGGGTGTTTTGTGCGTGCAAGCTCTTTCGCGCCTGAACCGCGCCGCACCGCGCTACAACAAACGTACCGAAGACCTTTTTGTCTTGGATTTTTTCAACGCCAGCCAAGACATCAAAAACGCCTTCGACTTGTATTACAGCTCTACCAGCCTACTGGAAGCCACCGACGTAAACGTATTGCACGACCTGAAAGACGCACTCGACGACTCAGGCGTTTATGAGCAATCCGAAATAACGCAGTTCAACGAATTGTTTTTCAGGCAAGAAGAAGGCGAAATAATTACCAGCCTCATCGACACAGCCGCCGCACGCTTTAACGAAGAACTGTACCTCACCGACGACCAAAAAGCCGACCTCAAAGTAAAAGCCAAGCATTTTGTCAAAATATACGGGCAAGTAGCCGCCATTCTTAATTTTGAAAATATACGTTGGGAAAAACTTTTTTGGTTTCTTAAATTCCTGATTCCTAAAATGTTGGTTCGGAATGCCAGCAGCGAAATAGATGGGCTATTGGATGCAGTAGATTTGTCAACTTACGGCCTGAAACGCGTCAAACTCAACGAAAAAATAGCACTTGATGCCGCCGAAACTGTCTTGGATGCGGTAAGCTCCAACCCCAGAAGCGCACATAACGTAGAAGAAACAGAAGACTTAGAAACCATTCTTCAAAACTTCAACGAACATTGGTACACGGGTTGGGACGCAACAGCCGAAGACAAACACGAAATCTTTACGTCGTTTACCAAACGCATCACCCAGCACCCCGACTTTACGACCAAATATCAAAACAACACGGACGCTTATACGCGCGAGTTGGCCTTTAAAAAAATATTTGACGACGTAGCACACGCTTTGAGCAGACTCAATATTGATTTTGCCAAACAGCTTTTAGACGACCAGTTCAAACAAGATTTCAGGGATAGCGCGCAACGGCGTTTACGCTAA